In Luteitalea sp. TBR-22, one genomic interval encodes:
- a CDS encoding VWA domain-containing protein: protein MRVAFVICSLALCAVLPASAAAQAPRGIPRLAIPDVPQERQFPDEPTFSVTVTRVEVSVLVVDDQGQPVPGLAAEDFEVLEEGVRQKVRSFTSFVFTPGRTAVPAPVVPITTGAASVVPVTPPATNHFAAESRVFVLILDDLHVDVRRTEVARSAARRLLAQLDPSDLLLVATTSSTDSTGYFTRDRSHATRMIDTFTGRRLLDKTLQSKRFRGDDSENERLDHYQRLCERLRDVSLALRDISGRRKTVVLLSEGSSYGAGMSDMEVRIPSARGTERVNAGSGSLRLMNDVLAATAVGNVAIYPINPNGLDVPDAELISVPGLQGGLSPQQYSDILMEARQSREMTRDLAVLTGGVSLVDTNDPLKAVDRAVQDASMHYVLAYEPERPLRSNEFRRIDVKVKRPGLRVLARRGYRAAGARPTPPLKVPGSLSAPLRRLLAGVLPEDGLPMSVEAVPVARTGRDATIAVIVEIDGTRIGQRPPDGVLDLEQGLLTVNESGKAANGTRRVLTLKPTPTQWSVLAASSLRTIWALDLPPGRHQLRVGAVHAGTGRGGAVYLDVTVPKEPQWPTGVLVASRFLAMMPTPFIDPRLSRWTDIAPTTARAFPKGDVLAVTAAHDGAKGPAQARLVLSDGTIAWEGTGVPIEGTSTVRFTLALDGAEGTGSLVVTTSSGTHHVPVGIVAPTLPEDNR, encoded by the coding sequence ATGCGTGTCGCCTTCGTGATCTGCTCACTGGCTTTGTGTGCCGTCTTGCCGGCCTCGGCGGCGGCCCAGGCGCCGCGAGGCATCCCGCGGCTCGCGATCCCGGATGTGCCCCAGGAGCGGCAGTTCCCTGACGAGCCCACGTTCAGCGTTACGGTGACACGCGTCGAGGTGAGCGTGCTCGTCGTCGACGACCAGGGGCAGCCCGTGCCCGGCCTGGCCGCCGAGGACTTCGAGGTGCTCGAGGAAGGCGTGCGGCAGAAGGTCCGGTCCTTCACGTCGTTCGTCTTCACCCCTGGCCGCACGGCCGTGCCCGCACCGGTCGTGCCCATAACCACAGGAGCGGCGTCCGTCGTTCCGGTGACACCTCCGGCGACCAATCACTTCGCGGCAGAGTCGCGCGTCTTCGTCCTGATCCTGGACGACCTCCACGTGGACGTGCGCCGAACGGAGGTGGCGCGGTCTGCTGCCAGGCGACTCCTGGCGCAACTCGATCCCAGCGACCTGCTGCTGGTGGCGACCACCAGTTCGACGGACTCGACCGGGTACTTCACCCGGGACCGCTCCCACGCCACGCGGATGATCGACACGTTCACTGGCCGGCGTCTGCTCGACAAGACCCTCCAGTCGAAGCGGTTCAGGGGCGACGACTCCGAGAACGAGCGCCTGGACCACTATCAGCGCCTCTGTGAGCGGCTCCGCGACGTGTCCCTGGCCTTGCGCGACATCTCGGGGCGCCGCAAGACCGTCGTCCTGCTCAGCGAAGGCTCGTCCTACGGTGCCGGCATGTCGGACATGGAGGTCCGGATCCCGAGCGCCAGGGGCACCGAGCGTGTGAATGCCGGCAGCGGTTCCTTGCGACTCATGAACGACGTGCTGGCCGCGACCGCCGTCGGCAACGTCGCCATTTATCCGATCAATCCCAATGGCCTGGACGTGCCCGATGCCGAACTCATCTCGGTCCCAGGGTTGCAGGGAGGTCTTTCCCCTCAGCAGTACAGCGACATCCTCATGGAGGCTCGCCAGTCGCGAGAGATGACGCGAGACCTGGCGGTGCTCACGGGTGGCGTGTCGCTCGTCGACACCAACGACCCGCTGAAGGCCGTCGATCGAGCCGTGCAGGACGCCAGCATGCACTACGTGCTCGCGTACGAGCCCGAGCGTCCCCTCAGGTCGAACGAGTTCAGAAGGATCGACGTCAAGGTGAAGCGCCCCGGCCTTCGCGTGCTCGCGCGTCGAGGGTACAGGGCCGCAGGTGCACGACCCACGCCGCCGCTCAAGGTGCCTGGCAGCCTCTCGGCGCCTCTACGCCGTCTCCTGGCCGGCGTGTTGCCCGAGGACGGCCTGCCGATGAGCGTGGAGGCCGTGCCGGTCGCGCGGACCGGACGCGACGCGACCATCGCGGTGATCGTGGAGATCGACGGCACGCGCATCGGCCAGCGCCCGCCCGATGGCGTGCTGGACCTGGAACAGGGACTCCTGACCGTGAACGAATCGGGCAAGGCGGCCAATGGCACACGGCGCGTGCTGACGCTCAAGCCCACCCCGACGCAGTGGTCGGTCCTGGCGGCCTCGAGCCTGCGCACCATCTGGGCGCTCGACCTGCCCCCGGGACGCCATCAGTTGCGGGTCGGCGCGGTACACGCAGGTACCGGTCGTGGTGGGGCCGTCTACCTCGATGTGACGGTGCCGAAGGAGCCGCAGTGGCCAACAGGCGTGCTCGTGGCCTCCCGCTTCCTCGCCATGATGCCCACGCCGTTCATCGATCCGCGCCTGTCTCGCTGGACCGATATCGCCCCGACGACGGCGCGCGCGTTCCCGAAAGGGGACGTGCTCGCCGTGACCGCTGCGCATGACGGCGCGAAGGGGCCGGCTCAGGCCCGACTCGTCCTGTCTGACGGCACGATTGCGTGGGAGGGCACCGGAGTGCCCATCGAGGGGACGAGCACGGTACGGTTCACGCTCGCCCTGGACGGCGCAGAGGGCACGGGATCGCTGGTGGTGACGACGAGCAGCGGTACCCACCACGTCCCCGTCGGCATCGTTGCGCCCACGCTGCCCGAGGACAATCGCTGA
- the glk gene encoding glucokinase encodes MLLAGDLGGTKTQLGLFRPAGGRPELLDLREYATLDHPSLSSMIGTFLSATGVRPQEIKVACVGVAGPNIKQVARLTNVPWAIDARELMATTGIPRVWILNDVEAMAYGVPALRPDELRVLQTGEFNADGNACLMAAGTGLGQAILVRQHGRLVPSPSEGGHADFGARTAREVALLQFLTERYGRASYEHVLSGKGFINLLRFVSDDASPLLNQGDQDELPAMITARGLDGSDPQCVEAVQLFAAIYGSAAGNLALQCVATGGVYLGGGIPPKILRAFDTPHFMDAFRAKPPMTRLLERMPVAIVLNRQTGLLGAAVHAATLAP; translated from the coding sequence ATGCTGCTGGCCGGAGACCTCGGGGGAACCAAGACGCAACTCGGACTGTTCCGTCCGGCGGGTGGCCGGCCGGAACTCCTGGACCTGCGCGAGTACGCCACGCTCGACCATCCCAGCCTGTCGTCGATGATCGGCACGTTCCTGTCGGCCACCGGCGTGCGGCCGCAGGAGATCAAGGTGGCCTGCGTGGGCGTGGCCGGCCCGAACATCAAGCAGGTGGCCCGGCTCACCAACGTGCCCTGGGCCATCGACGCCCGCGAGCTGATGGCCACGACGGGCATTCCACGCGTCTGGATCCTCAACGACGTCGAGGCGATGGCGTACGGCGTGCCCGCCCTCCGGCCCGACGAACTGCGCGTGCTGCAGACCGGCGAGTTCAACGCCGACGGCAACGCCTGCCTGATGGCCGCCGGGACGGGCCTCGGCCAGGCGATCCTCGTGAGGCAGCACGGTCGCCTCGTGCCCTCGCCCTCCGAGGGCGGGCACGCCGACTTCGGGGCCCGCACGGCGCGCGAGGTCGCCCTGCTGCAGTTCCTCACCGAGCGCTACGGCCGCGCCAGCTACGAGCACGTCCTCTCGGGCAAGGGATTCATCAACCTCCTGCGCTTCGTCAGCGACGACGCCTCGCCGCTGCTGAACCAGGGGGATCAGGACGAACTGCCGGCGATGATCACCGCCCGCGGCCTCGACGGCTCCGACCCGCAGTGCGTGGAAGCCGTGCAGCTGTTTGCCGCCATCTACGGGAGCGCCGCCGGCAACCTCGCGCTGCAGTGCGTCGCCACCGGTGGCGTCTACCTCGGGGGCGGCATCCCGCCCAAGATCCTGCGGGCCTTCGACACGCCGCACTTCATGGATGCCTTCCGCGCCAAGCCGCCGATGACGCGCCTGCTCGAGCGGATGCCGGTGGCCATCGTGCTGAACCGCCAGACCGGCCTGCTCGGGGCGGCCGTCCACGCGGCGACGCTGGCCCCCTAG
- a CDS encoding class I SAM-dependent methyltransferase, translating into MLRAVFALASAWPNSLLARGQDSDAGRDTWQRVPDLLAAMRMREGAHVADVGAGGGFITRKLSAAVGPTGRVYAVEIDARIAERLQQHMQDEGLANVEVLRGSATDPGLPAGRLDAIIVVDAYHEFTEHAAMLDAFRRALRRGGRLVICDNASRLPTRDEQVKWHGIAPRLIAEELERAGFRMLSVDEAFTMRGSGRKGLVIAER; encoded by the coding sequence ATGCTGCGCGCGGTGTTCGCGCTCGCCAGCGCATGGCCGAACTCACTGCTGGCTCGTGGTCAGGATTCCGATGCTGGGCGAGACACGTGGCAGCGGGTGCCAGACCTGCTCGCAGCGATGCGGATGCGCGAAGGCGCGCATGTCGCGGACGTGGGTGCCGGCGGCGGCTTCATCACACGGAAGCTGTCGGCGGCGGTCGGCCCGACGGGACGCGTGTATGCCGTGGAGATTGACGCGCGGATCGCGGAGCGGCTGCAGCAGCACATGCAGGACGAGGGCCTGGCCAACGTCGAGGTGCTTCGAGGGTCGGCCACGGATCCGGGCCTGCCAGCAGGCAGGCTCGACGCCATCATCGTCGTCGACGCCTACCACGAGTTCACGGAGCACGCGGCGATGCTCGACGCCTTCCGACGTGCGCTGCGCCGCGGCGGTCGCCTGGTGATCTGCGACAACGCCTCGCGGCTACCCACGCGGGATGAACAGGTGAAGTGGCACGGCATCGCCCCGCGCCTGATTGCGGAGGAGTTGGAGCGTGCCGGGTTTCGGATGCTCTCCGTCGACGAGGCCTTCACCATGCGAGGCTCGGGTCGCAAGGGGCTGGTGATTGCCGAGCGCTGA
- a CDS encoding carboxypeptidase regulatory-like domain-containing protein: protein MAIKRWLATLLAVLSCLAPASLRAADTGSISGVVFDQGGQLVEGATIRLTGAPLPGERVATTDSAGAYRFPLLLPGAYTLEVSKSGTGTARRAVTVQVDVDTQVDIVLGLNVDETIEVSAAAPVVDLKTTEVNFNYDAQLIKELPLQRTYAGLFQLIPGVAENNAGTTGLVSGGASRQDNTYLIDGVNITNPGFGYLSTEVNEFDIAEFNVKRGAISAEFGRSSGFVTNAVTRSGTNQFKGGVRFEAIPAAWNAKNEATNIRNTTDRWIPAYALGGPILQNKLFFYTSGQLIKSTTSGRVNNLGPVPDSETTTTEFFGKLTFAPVQSQFFNVGYRVRPNKAEFAGVGVNDSPEVATDNEGTNRVATAAWNWFFGQRNYVEAKYLRLDEENESVARTDLGYRPTFDLNNLRRMGYFVDPATGFRYGGAPLLLNQQNYVRNEFRANTGTYFGLGKTSHDLRAGFMFETTEEDLTRTANGWGTITLVEAGRRYQGQYYPTQNPQLSKSRTYSFFVQDNIQVGSRLVFNAGLLINRDEFAQQIGDARNTFLTFDYGDQVQPRLGVNYQLRKGAGDKVYANYGRYYGSDQKSSARAHAPLRLVQNTPFFDAFTGALISDTTSPNTTGRVILPGLQPTYTDEWLVGYATPLGGNWGLDVFYMDRTAKDFIEDQPSVLPASTFVVDNLANARRDYRALTVELTRRMADRWSTTVSYAWSELKGNFDLDYAAGAVFNTSSILQDGPGVFVEDDYRYGPLSEDRPHVLKIFGTYMVTDAFSLGGYVRAQSGTPWERRVQDWYSGYRLLLEPLGTNRNDVWTNVDLLAAYNLRIGGRVVTRLEARILNLFNTQTALSRDNRAFLDPRTRQFNGTQVAGDPASYTRALIINTNQPNPLLGTATSYAPPRRLLLMARVDF, encoded by the coding sequence ATGGCGATCAAGCGCTGGCTGGCGACCCTGCTGGCCGTGCTCTCGTGCCTCGCGCCCGCGTCGCTGCGGGCGGCAGACACCGGCTCGATCTCTGGCGTCGTGTTCGACCAGGGGGGCCAACTGGTGGAGGGCGCGACGATCCGGCTGACCGGCGCGCCGCTCCCGGGCGAGCGCGTGGCGACCACCGACAGCGCCGGCGCCTATCGCTTCCCGCTGCTGTTGCCGGGCGCGTATACCCTCGAGGTGAGCAAGAGCGGCACCGGGACGGCCAGGCGCGCGGTGACCGTGCAGGTGGACGTGGACACGCAGGTCGACATCGTGCTCGGCCTGAACGTCGACGAGACCATCGAGGTCAGTGCCGCGGCGCCCGTCGTCGACCTGAAGACCACGGAGGTCAACTTCAACTACGACGCGCAGTTGATCAAGGAACTGCCCCTGCAGCGCACGTATGCCGGCCTGTTCCAGCTCATTCCCGGCGTGGCGGAGAACAACGCCGGGACGACCGGCCTGGTCAGCGGCGGCGCGAGCCGGCAGGACAACACCTACCTGATCGACGGCGTCAACATCACCAACCCGGGCTTCGGCTACCTCAGCACCGAGGTCAACGAGTTCGACATCGCGGAGTTCAACGTCAAGCGCGGCGCGATCTCGGCCGAGTTCGGCCGGTCGTCGGGTTTCGTCACCAACGCGGTGACCCGCTCGGGCACCAACCAGTTCAAGGGCGGCGTGCGGTTCGAGGCGATCCCGGCGGCGTGGAACGCCAAGAACGAGGCGACCAACATCCGCAACACCACCGATCGCTGGATCCCGGCCTACGCGCTCGGTGGCCCCATCCTGCAGAACAAGCTCTTCTTCTACACGTCAGGTCAGCTGATCAAGTCGACGACCTCGGGGCGCGTGAACAACCTCGGACCGGTGCCCGACAGCGAGACGACGACGACCGAGTTCTTCGGCAAGCTCACGTTCGCGCCGGTGCAGTCGCAGTTCTTCAACGTCGGCTACCGGGTGCGGCCGAACAAGGCCGAGTTCGCCGGTGTCGGCGTGAACGACTCGCCCGAGGTCGCCACCGACAACGAGGGTACCAACCGCGTCGCCACGGCCGCCTGGAACTGGTTCTTCGGGCAGCGCAACTACGTCGAGGCGAAGTACCTGCGACTCGACGAGGAGAACGAGTCGGTGGCGCGCACCGACCTCGGGTACCGGCCGACGTTCGACCTCAACAACCTGCGTCGCATGGGCTATTTCGTCGACCCGGCGACGGGCTTCCGGTATGGCGGCGCTCCCCTGCTGCTGAACCAGCAGAACTACGTCCGCAACGAGTTCCGCGCCAACACGGGGACCTACTTCGGGCTCGGCAAGACCTCGCACGACCTGCGGGCCGGCTTCATGTTCGAGACCACCGAGGAGGACCTGACGCGCACGGCCAACGGGTGGGGCACGATCACGCTCGTCGAGGCCGGCCGCCGGTACCAGGGCCAGTACTACCCGACGCAGAACCCGCAGCTGTCCAAGTCGCGCACCTACAGCTTCTTCGTCCAGGACAACATCCAGGTCGGCAGCCGCCTGGTGTTCAACGCCGGCCTGCTGATCAACCGCGACGAGTTCGCGCAGCAGATCGGCGACGCGCGCAACACCTTCCTCACCTTCGACTATGGCGACCAGGTGCAGCCGCGCCTCGGCGTCAACTACCAGCTGCGCAAGGGCGCCGGCGACAAGGTGTACGCCAACTACGGGCGCTACTACGGCAGCGACCAGAAGAGCAGCGCCCGCGCCCACGCGCCGCTGCGCCTGGTGCAGAACACGCCGTTCTTCGACGCATTCACCGGCGCGCTGATCAGCGACACCACCAGCCCGAACACGACGGGGCGCGTGATCCTGCCCGGCCTGCAGCCGACCTACACCGACGAGTGGCTCGTCGGCTACGCCACGCCGCTCGGCGGCAACTGGGGCCTCGACGTGTTCTACATGGACCGCACGGCGAAGGACTTCATCGAGGACCAGCCGAGCGTGCTTCCGGCGTCGACCTTCGTGGTGGACAACCTCGCCAACGCGCGGCGCGACTACAGGGCCCTCACGGTGGAACTGACGCGGCGCATGGCCGATCGGTGGAGCACCACCGTCAGCTACGCGTGGAGCGAACTGAAGGGCAACTTCGACCTCGACTACGCCGCCGGCGCCGTGTTCAACACGTCGTCGATCCTGCAGGACGGGCCCGGCGTGTTCGTGGAGGACGACTACCGGTACGGTCCGCTCAGCGAGGATCGCCCGCACGTGCTGAAGATCTTCGGCACCTACATGGTCACCGACGCGTTCTCGCTCGGCGGCTACGTGCGCGCGCAGAGCGGCACGCCGTGGGAGCGCCGCGTGCAGGACTGGTACTCGGGCTACCGGCTGCTGCTCGAGCCGCTCGGCACCAACCGCAACGACGTGTGGACCAACGTGGACCTGCTGGCCGCGTACAACCTGCGCATCGGCGGCCGCGTGGTGACGCGCCTCGAGGCGCGCATCCTGAACCTGTTCAACACGCAGACGGCGCTGAGCCGCGACAACCGCGCGTTCCTCGATCCGCGCACCCGCCAGTTCAACGGCACGCAGGTCGCCGGCGACCCGGCCAGCTACACGCGGGCCCTCATCATCAACACGAACCAGCCCAACCCGCTGCTCGGCACGGCCACCAGCTACGCGCCGCCGCGGCGACTGCTGCTGATGGCGCGGGTCGATTTCTGA
- a CDS encoding LLM class flavin-dependent oxidoreductase, whose protein sequence is MELGITTFGDRFPDPATGHLVSETQRMQDLIEEAVLADQVGLDAYLVGEHHRPDFVVSAPAVVLAAMAARTKRLRLGSAVTVLSSEDPVRVYQQYATVDLISNGRAEIIAGRGSFIESYPLFGQDLHDYDALFAEKLGLLLRVREQEHVTWQGRFRAPIDGRGVYPRSVQSPLPVWVGVGGTPASADRAGRLGLPMALAIIGGMPARFRPFVDLHQDAARRAGHGHVPVAVHSHGYVAAESRQAADEFFPSYEVAMTGIGKERGWPPMTRQAFEAMREPHGALFVGSPTQVADKILRQHEILGFDRFLLHVSVGTMPHAQVMKAIELFGTEVAPQVRKALAA, encoded by the coding sequence ATGGAACTCGGCATCACCACCTTCGGCGATCGCTTCCCGGATCCGGCGACGGGGCACCTGGTGAGCGAGACCCAGCGCATGCAGGACTTGATCGAAGAGGCGGTGCTGGCCGATCAGGTCGGCCTCGACGCCTACCTCGTGGGTGAGCATCACCGGCCGGACTTCGTCGTGTCGGCGCCGGCCGTGGTGCTGGCGGCCATGGCGGCGCGCACGAAGCGCCTCCGGCTCGGCAGCGCCGTGACGGTGCTGAGTTCCGAGGACCCCGTACGCGTGTACCAGCAGTACGCCACAGTCGACCTGATCTCCAACGGCCGGGCCGAGATCATCGCGGGGCGCGGGTCCTTCATCGAGTCGTACCCGCTGTTCGGGCAGGACCTGCACGACTACGACGCGTTGTTTGCCGAGAAGCTGGGCCTGCTGCTGCGGGTGCGCGAGCAGGAGCACGTGACCTGGCAGGGTCGCTTCCGCGCGCCGATCGACGGCCGCGGCGTGTACCCGCGCTCCGTGCAGTCACCGCTGCCGGTGTGGGTGGGCGTCGGCGGCACACCCGCGTCGGCCGACCGCGCCGGGCGACTGGGACTGCCGATGGCGCTGGCGATCATCGGCGGCATGCCGGCGCGGTTCCGGCCCTTCGTCGACCTGCACCAGGACGCGGCACGCCGCGCCGGCCACGGCCACGTCCCGGTCGCGGTGCACTCGCACGGCTACGTGGCTGCGGAGTCGCGGCAGGCGGCCGACGAGTTCTTCCCGTCGTACGAGGTCGCGATGACCGGCATCGGCAAGGAACGCGGCTGGCCCCCCATGACGCGGCAGGCCTTCGAGGCGATGCGCGAGCCGCACGGCGCGCTGTTTGTCGGCAGCCCGACCCAGGTCGCCGACAAGATTCTCCGCCAGCACGAGATCCTCGGCTTCGACCGGTTCCTGCTGCACGTGAGCGTCGGGACGATGCCACACGCGCAGGTGATGAAGGCCATCGAGCTGTTCGGCACCGAGGTGGCGCCGCAGGTGAGGAAGGCGCTGGCGGCGTAG
- a CDS encoding tetratricopeptide repeat protein, translating to MSRASRSRRAAADGRVGDPGLPTRPALAIAALLLTLGLKLALAFTLADHPLLQPVGDLDTGAYWRFAERVASGDILMQQQALDVSPLYIYWLALAQVLTGASVAGVLALQAVLGTGAVWLVAATTMRWAAPARAWRAGLVAGGVLALTSIVALQEAVILQSALDPLLMALFAWTTTRALQEPSTRRWAWSGVGLALLATNRPNAWLLGVVVLAAAMLRSSRHDSGAVGTPRPAWAAMSLLLGVLVVLAPFALRSRLAGFEWSPLPTHGGLNFYIGNHAGANGTYSVIDGIRPSIEGQRLDMYNVVTKALGRPPDGEVSWYFIGLALDWWRDSPLQATRLLAWKVWLTTHSWELPVNLSHAWFREHTPLLWAMPFGAWLLVPLGLAVSIGGGVLVDDERRAAWRWFRWLLPVYLLSVAIFFVVDRYRMPALVLGAIHVGLLASTTREHRERAGRSGFVALVVGAVVFVAGLVPLPFQRGEADADTQMAVIAIDAGRDAEGEQWLASAVARHPAPGIAWFRAGLAWQARSDIPRAEKALREAHRLDPEVSDVTFALAGVLLSQGKGRDALPLLEQLQATGDGGAPTARSERYRLDIALAHWQNGDEALARNVLAAGVTPEGLPLLRARALAAVEARHVTLAEWLLSVYRRHAPGDAEVVEKLGLMRARTGDAAGAASLFEEAARLDPARATARFNLAVLRAQQGRRDEAIALLQEALRIDPSYAQAAGALRELRGEVR from the coding sequence GTGTCACGAGCTTCGCGATCGCGGCGTGCGGCCGCGGACGGCCGGGTCGGAGACCCGGGCCTACCCACTCGTCCGGCCCTCGCCATCGCGGCGCTGCTGCTGACGCTGGGCCTCAAGCTCGCGCTCGCGTTCACGCTGGCCGATCACCCGTTGCTGCAGCCGGTCGGCGACCTCGACACCGGCGCGTACTGGCGGTTCGCGGAGCGTGTCGCGTCGGGCGACATCCTGATGCAGCAACAGGCGCTCGACGTGTCACCGCTCTACATCTACTGGCTGGCGCTCGCGCAGGTGCTCACCGGCGCGTCGGTCGCCGGCGTGCTCGCGTTGCAGGCCGTGCTCGGTACGGGCGCCGTGTGGCTGGTCGCCGCAACGACGATGCGGTGGGCCGCGCCTGCACGGGCGTGGCGCGCGGGCCTCGTGGCTGGCGGCGTGCTCGCGCTCACGAGCATCGTGGCCCTGCAGGAGGCGGTGATCCTGCAGTCGGCGCTCGACCCACTGCTGATGGCACTGTTCGCCTGGACGACGACGCGGGCATTGCAGGAGCCGTCCACTCGTCGGTGGGCGTGGAGCGGCGTGGGGCTGGCGCTGCTGGCGACCAATCGGCCGAACGCCTGGCTGCTCGGCGTCGTGGTGCTCGCCGCAGCCATGCTTCGTTCTTCTCGCCACGACAGCGGCGCGGTGGGGACACCGCGCCCTGCCTGGGCGGCGATGAGCCTCCTGCTCGGCGTGCTCGTGGTGCTGGCGCCCTTCGCGCTGCGGTCGCGTCTGGCTGGCTTCGAGTGGTCGCCGCTGCCGACGCACGGCGGGCTGAACTTCTACATCGGCAACCACGCCGGTGCCAACGGCACGTACAGCGTGATCGATGGCATCCGTCCCTCGATCGAGGGCCAGCGGCTCGACATGTACAACGTCGTGACGAAGGCGCTGGGAAGGCCGCCAGACGGTGAGGTGTCCTGGTACTTCATCGGGCTGGCCCTGGACTGGTGGCGCGATTCGCCGCTGCAGGCTACTCGCTTGCTTGCGTGGAAGGTGTGGCTGACCACGCACTCGTGGGAACTACCCGTCAACCTCAGCCACGCATGGTTCCGCGAGCACACGCCGCTGCTGTGGGCGATGCCGTTCGGCGCGTGGCTGCTCGTGCCACTCGGCCTTGCGGTGTCGATCGGCGGGGGCGTGCTGGTCGACGACGAGCGGCGCGCGGCATGGCGCTGGTTCCGCTGGTTGCTGCCCGTGTACCTGCTGAGTGTCGCGATCTTCTTCGTGGTCGATCGCTATCGCATGCCAGCGCTCGTGCTCGGCGCCATCCATGTGGGCCTGCTGGCCTCGACGACGCGCGAGCACCGCGAGCGTGCAGGTCGAAGCGGGTTCGTCGCGCTGGTGGTCGGCGCGGTGGTGTTCGTCGCGGGACTCGTGCCGCTGCCGTTCCAGCGCGGCGAGGCCGACGCCGACACGCAGATGGCAGTGATCGCGATCGACGCCGGTCGTGATGCCGAGGGTGAGCAGTGGCTCGCCAGTGCCGTGGCGCGGCATCCCGCGCCGGGCATCGCGTGGTTCCGGGCCGGCCTGGCCTGGCAGGCGAGAAGCGACATCCCGCGAGCGGAGAAGGCCCTGCGCGAAGCCCACCGTCTCGATCCCGAGGTGTCCGACGTCACGTTCGCCCTGGCCGGCGTGTTGTTGTCGCAAGGCAAGGGCCGCGACGCCTTGCCGCTCCTGGAGCAGTTGCAGGCGACAGGCGATGGCGGGGCGCCAACGGCACGCAGCGAGCGTTATCGTCTCGACATCGCGCTGGCGCACTGGCAGAACGGCGACGAGGCTCTCGCCCGCAACGTACTGGCGGCCGGTGTCACGCCCGAGGGCCTGCCCCTGCTCCGTGCGCGCGCCCTCGCGGCCGTGGAGGCTCGGCACGTCACGCTCGCGGAGTGGCTGCTCTCGGTGTATCGCCGCCACGCGCCAGGAGATGCGGAGGTCGTCGAGAAGCTGGGGCTCATGCGCGCCAGGACGGGCGATGCCGCCGGCGCCGCGTCGTTGTTCGAGGAGGCCGCGCGGCTGGACCCAGCGCGCGCCACCGCCCGCTTCAACCTCGCCGTGCTCCGCGCGCAGCAGGGACGACGCGACGAGGCCATCGCGCTGCTGCAGGAGGCGCTGCGCATCGACCCGTCGTATGCGCAAGCCGCCGGCGCGCTACGGGAACTGCGCGGCGAGGTGCGCTGA